Proteins co-encoded in one bacterium genomic window:
- a CDS encoding aromatic ring-hydroxylating dioxygenase subunit alpha: protein MAKEAPTRRTRQLDSHPETNGSLDPGKIALRRAAFSPVVRGIVEQLEPSAGSIAEAVTLPPQCYTDHDFYEFEKEVLFSHEWLCLGRVEQVPTVGDYYSITIVDEPLIVVRSASDEIRVMSGVCRHRCMVVTAPGEAPPSEWGKQPPETSGNLKFFQCPYHFWTYDLTGRLTAAPEMSRTPGFEKDAIRLPGLKVEIWNGFIFANFDPDAAPLAPRLRRFSDWIANWHLENMEPGEIKSQNGLNWNWKVMHENSIECYHCDRLHRGLHEVVPGGALIHTDHHDEEAVVVSRAKATHKDYALNPTYKALLPVIDTLTDFERNNSIFGLIPPTLLLGMNTDSALFRIVLPTGPGTFDVRFGNLFPSGKYIGRRFDEIKKMATGGLLVMTSQDFPADAAVQKGLRSRYAARGRYSWQEEPLASFNRWLVRRYREGFERAKQAAAV from the coding sequence ATGGCGAAAGAGGCACCGACACGCCGCACCCGGCAACTCGACTCCCACCCTGAGACGAACGGATCTTTGGATCCAGGCAAGATCGCGCTGCGGCGGGCGGCCTTTTCGCCGGTCGTCCGGGGGATTGTGGAACAACTCGAGCCTTCGGCCGGATCTATCGCCGAGGCGGTCACGCTCCCTCCTCAGTGCTATACCGATCACGACTTCTACGAATTCGAGAAGGAAGTGCTCTTCTCGCACGAATGGCTCTGCCTCGGCCGCGTCGAACAGGTGCCCACCGTCGGCGACTACTATTCGATCACGATCGTGGATGAGCCGCTGATCGTCGTGCGCAGCGCGAGTGATGAGATCCGGGTCATGTCCGGCGTGTGCCGGCACCGGTGCATGGTGGTCACCGCGCCCGGCGAGGCGCCGCCGTCCGAATGGGGCAAGCAGCCGCCGGAAACGAGCGGCAACCTCAAGTTCTTCCAGTGCCCGTACCACTTCTGGACCTACGACCTCACGGGCCGGCTCACCGCGGCCCCCGAGATGTCGCGCACGCCCGGGTTCGAGAAGGACGCGATCCGGCTGCCCGGCCTCAAGGTGGAGATCTGGAACGGGTTCATCTTCGCCAACTTCGACCCGGACGCCGCGCCTCTCGCCCCGCGGCTCCGGCGGTTCAGCGACTGGATCGCGAACTGGCATCTCGAGAACATGGAGCCCGGGGAGATCAAGAGCCAGAACGGGCTCAACTGGAACTGGAAAGTTATGCACGAGAACAGCATCGAGTGTTACCACTGCGACCGCCTCCACCGCGGACTGCACGAGGTCGTTCCGGGCGGCGCGCTCATCCACACCGACCACCACGACGAAGAGGCCGTCGTCGTCTCGCGGGCCAAGGCGACGCACAAGGACTACGCGCTGAATCCCACGTACAAGGCGCTGCTCCCGGTGATCGACACGCTGACCGACTTCGAGCGGAACAACAGCATCTTCGGTCTCATCCCGCCCACGCTGCTGCTCGGGATGAACACCGACTCCGCGCTCTTCCGTATCGTGCTGCCGACGGGGCCCGGTACCTTCGACGTGCGCTTCGGTAACCTGTTTCCGAGTGGCAAGTACATCGGCCGCCGGTTCGACGAGATCAAGAAGATGGCCACGGGCGGCCTGCTAGTGATGACGAGCCAGGACTTCCCGGCGGACGCCGCGGTGCAGAAGGGACTCCGGTCCCGCTACGCGGCCCGCGGCCGCTACTCCTGGCAAGAAGAACCGCTCGCGAGCTTCAACCGCTGGCTCGTGAGACGTTACCGCGAGGGGTTTGAGCGCGCCAAGCAGGCCGCCGCCGTCTGA
- a CDS encoding M20/M25/M40 family metallo-hydrolase — METGARTDPAALVDEGQLVELTKGILRIPSPLGEERPLGEFVAAELERFGFAVELQEVTNGRANVIGIARGDPAYKSIMLNGHLDMNRPFGKWRRSPYDPWVEGGRLYGGMVTDMKGGLGSMIAAAAAVLQAAARPRGDLIVTAVMHHDTTGVGTKYFLESCPWRIDAAIVAEPTDLNLQTYHCGAWGFLITTRGIQKHLTRLEEGYVNAIDGMMRIVQRLGPQILTYERDPEHPFLPRMVWGYINGGAPERHKLTAETCTLQGDVRFLPSMSFDGIRRDFERLLAEVCAEMPGLSAKVQAATQQWPYRIGHDAEIVRTITDVQTRLLGRAPRLLEGMPLAAGVTDAADIMRHGIPAAIYGPGEFLQVADESVAVADLVAGARVMAAVCADITGRRR, encoded by the coding sequence GTGGAAACCGGAGCACGCACCGACCCCGCCGCGCTGGTCGACGAGGGGCAGCTGGTCGAACTCACCAAAGGTATCCTGCGCATCCCGAGCCCGCTCGGCGAGGAGCGCCCGCTCGGCGAATTCGTCGCGGCGGAGCTGGAGCGGTTCGGGTTCGCGGTGGAGCTTCAGGAAGTCACGAACGGCCGTGCGAATGTGATCGGCATTGCCCGCGGGGACCCGGCCTACAAGAGCATCATGCTCAACGGGCACCTCGACATGAACCGTCCCTTCGGCAAGTGGCGGCGCAGCCCGTACGACCCGTGGGTCGAGGGCGGCCGGCTGTACGGCGGCATGGTCACCGACATGAAGGGCGGCCTCGGGTCGATGATCGCCGCCGCCGCGGCGGTCCTGCAGGCGGCCGCGCGGCCGCGCGGCGACCTGATCGTCACCGCGGTGATGCACCACGACACCACCGGCGTCGGCACGAAGTACTTTCTCGAATCGTGTCCGTGGCGCATCGACGCCGCCATCGTCGCGGAGCCGACCGATCTGAACCTGCAGACTTACCACTGCGGCGCGTGGGGGTTTCTGATCACGACCAGGGGGATCCAGAAGCACCTGACGCGGCTCGAGGAGGGCTACGTCAACGCGATCGACGGGATGATGCGCATCGTCCAGCGGCTCGGGCCGCAGATCCTGACCTACGAGCGGGACCCGGAGCACCCGTTCCTGCCGCGCATGGTGTGGGGATACATCAACGGGGGCGCGCCGGAACGCCACAAGCTCACCGCGGAGACGTGCACGCTGCAGGGCGACGTCCGGTTTCTGCCGTCGATGTCGTTCGACGGCATCAGGCGCGACTTCGAGCGGCTTCTGGCCGAGGTGTGCGCGGAGATGCCGGGGCTCAGCGCCAAGGTGCAGGCGGCGACGCAGCAGTGGCCGTACCGCATCGGCCACGACGCGGAGATCGTGCGGACGATCACGGACGTCCAGACGCGGCTGCTCGGCCGCGCGCCGCGGCTGCTCGAGGGCATGCCGCTGGCGGCGGGCGTGACCGACGCCGCGGACATCATGCGCCACGGCATCCCCGCCGCGATCTACGGGCCGGGCGAATTTCTGCAGGTGGCGGACGAGTCGGTCGCGGTGGCCGACCTCGTGGCGGGCGCGCGGGTCATGGCCGCGGTGTGCGCGGACATCACCGGCCGGCGGCGATAG